One Theropithecus gelada isolate Dixy chromosome 3, Tgel_1.0, whole genome shotgun sequence genomic window carries:
- the AGR2 gene encoding anterior gradient protein 2 homolog isoform X2: MEKISVSAFLLLVALSYTLARDTTVKPGAKKDTKDSRPKLPQTLSRGWGDQLIWTQTYEEALYKSKTSNKPLMIIHHLDECPHSQALKKVFAENKEIQKLAEQFVLLNLVYETTDKHLSPDGQYVPRIMFVDPSLTVRADITGRYSNRLYAYEPADTALLLDNMKKALKLLKTEL; this comes from the exons ATGGAGAAAATTTCAGTGTCAGCATTCTTGCTCCTTGTGGCCCTCTCCTACACTCTGGCCAGAGATACTACAGTCAAACCTGGAGCTAAAAAGGACACAAAGGACTCTCGACCCAAACTGCCCCAGACCCTCTCCAGAG GTTGGGGTGACCAACTCATCTGGACTCAGACATATGAAGAAGCTTTATACAAATCCAAGACAAG cAACAAACCCTTGATGATTATCCATCACTTGGATGAATGCCCACACAGTCAAG cTTTAAAGAAAGTGTTtgctgaaaataaagaaatccaGAAATTGGCAGAGCAGTTTGTCCTCCTCAATCTGGTT TATGAAACAACTGACAAACACCTTTCTCCTGATGGCCAGTATGTCCCCAGGATTATGTTTGTTG ACCCATCTCTGACAGTTAGAGCCGATATCACTGGAAGATACTCAAATCGTCTCTATGCTTACGAACCTGCAGATACAGCTCTGT TGCTTGACAACATGAAGAAAGCTCTCAAGTTGCTGAAGACcgaattgtaa
- the AGR2 gene encoding anterior gradient protein 2 homolog isoform X1, translating into MEKISVSAFLLLVALSYTLARDTTVKPGAKKDTKDSRPKLPQTLSRGWGDQLIWTQTYEEALYKSKTSNKPLMIIHHLDECPHSQALKKVFAENKEIQKLAEQFVLLNLVYETTDKHLSPDGQYVPRIMFVDPSLTVRADITGRYSNRLYAYEPADTALCKCYLQFGCCPRVEHFYCCSDGTRGCMVR; encoded by the exons ATGGAGAAAATTTCAGTGTCAGCATTCTTGCTCCTTGTGGCCCTCTCCTACACTCTGGCCAGAGATACTACAGTCAAACCTGGAGCTAAAAAGGACACAAAGGACTCTCGACCCAAACTGCCCCAGACCCTCTCCAGAG GTTGGGGTGACCAACTCATCTGGACTCAGACATATGAAGAAGCTTTATACAAATCCAAGACAAG cAACAAACCCTTGATGATTATCCATCACTTGGATGAATGCCCACACAGTCAAG cTTTAAAGAAAGTGTTtgctgaaaataaagaaatccaGAAATTGGCAGAGCAGTTTGTCCTCCTCAATCTGGTT TATGAAACAACTGACAAACACCTTTCTCCTGATGGCCAGTATGTCCCCAGGATTATGTTTGTTG ACCCATCTCTGACAGTTAGAGCCGATATCACTGGAAGATACTCAAATCGTCTCTATGCTTACGAACCTGCAGATACAGCTCTGTGTAAGTGTTACCTTCAATTTGGATGTTGCCCAAGAGTTGAACACTTCTATTGCTGTAGTGATGGGACTAGAGGCTGCATGGTGAGGTGA
- the TSPAN13 gene encoding tetraspanin-13, whose protein sequence is MVCGGFACSKNCLCALNLLYTLVSLLLIGIAAWGIGFGLISSLRVVGVVIAVGIFLFLIALVGLIGAVKHHQVLLFFYMIILLVVFIVQFSVSCACLALNQEQQGQLLEVGWNSTASARNDIQRNLNCCGFRNFNPNDTCLASCFKSGHPCSPCAPIIGEYAGEVLRFVGGIGLFFSFTEILGVWLTYRYRNQKDPRANPSAFL, encoded by the exons TTGGTTAGTCTGCTGCTAATTGGAATTGCTGCGTGGGGCATTGGCTTTGGGCTGATTTCCAGTCTCCGAGTGGTCGGCGTGGTCATTGCAGTGGGCATCTTCTTGTTCCTGATTGCTTTAGTGGGACTGATTGGAGCTGTAAAACATCATCAGGTGTTGCTATTTTtt TATATGATTATTCTCTTAGTTGTATTTATTGTTCAGTTTTCTGTGTCTTGTGCTTGTTTAGCCCTGAACCAGGAGCAACAG GGTCAGCTTCTGGAGGTTGGTTGGAACAGTACGGCAAGCGCTCGAAATGACATCCAGAGAAATCTAAACTGCTGTGGGTTCCGAAATTTTAACCCAAATGACACCTGTCTGGCT AGCTGTTTTAAAAGTGGCCACCCGTGCTCGCCATGTGCTCCGATCATAGGAGAATATGCTGGAGAGGTTTTGAGATTTGTTGGTGGCATTGgcctgtttttcagttttacagag ATCCTGGGTGTTTGGCTGACCTACAGATACAGGAACCAGAAGGATCCCCGTGCGAATCCCAGTGCATTCCTTTGA